The region AAGCGAGTACCGGACACGGCCGAGAACGAGATCGAGATCAACGCGGCCGGGAACGACATTGAGCGTGACGATCTGGTTTACTCGGTCAACGAGTGGGACAACTACGCGGTGGAAGAGGCCATCCAGTTACGAGACAAGCTGGGGGGCAGCGTGACCGTGGTCACGGTTGGCGACGAGGACTCGGAAGAGGTCCTGCGCCGGGAGATGGCCATGGGCGCGGACAACGGTATTCTGCTGTCCGACGATGCCTTTGCCGGCTCGGACGGGAAGGGTGTGGCCAAGATACTCAAA is a window of Desulfovermiculus halophilus DSM 18834 DNA encoding:
- a CDS encoding electron transfer flavoprotein subunit beta/FixA family protein, which codes for MNILVCVKRVPDTAENEIEINAAGNDIERDDLVYSVNEWDNYAVEEAIQLRDKLGGSVTVVTVGDEDSEEVLRREMAMGADNGILLSDDAFAGSDGKGVAKILKGVVEKGGYDLILTGAQADEGAAQVGGMLAAMLDYPYASLVNAIEVVDDSKLKVGREI